One segment of Synechococcus sp. A15-24 DNA contains the following:
- a CDS encoding YlqD family protein translates to MSDGTILTIKRPITVRAVVTPTWKEEAEREISNGIANADQQLAQLEQEGQTVVDQVRRQSANPLDPRVQEQVANIQQQVAGKRSELEEQKRNLLQQQAQVRELEMDQIVEQGQLESSCEIKVGDNLVQKMQVAIVVKDGVIQSIEEA, encoded by the coding sequence ATGTCTGACGGCACCATCCTCACGATCAAGCGTCCGATCACGGTGCGTGCTGTGGTGACGCCCACCTGGAAGGAAGAGGCTGAACGTGAGATCAGTAACGGCATTGCCAACGCTGATCAGCAGTTGGCACAGCTGGAGCAGGAAGGGCAGACCGTGGTGGACCAGGTGCGTCGTCAGAGCGCCAATCCCCTCGATCCTCGCGTGCAGGAGCAGGTGGCCAACATCCAGCAGCAGGTGGCAGGTAAGCGTTCGGAGCTGGAGGAGCAGAAGCGCAACCTGCTGCAGCAGCAGGCCCAGGTGCGTGAACTGGAGATGGATCAGATTGTGGAGCAGGGACAGCTGGAGAGCAGCTGCGAGATCAAGGTTGGCGACAACCTGGTCCAGAAAATGCAGGTTGCCATCGTCGTCAAGGACGGCGTGATCCAGTCGATCGAAGAGGCCTGA
- a CDS encoding dihydrolipoamide acetyltransferase family protein has product MATHDIFMPALSSTMTEGKIVEWLKQPGDKVGRGESVLVVESDKADMDVESFQDGYLAAVLMPAGSTAPVGETIGLIVETEAEIADAKAKAPSAAPAASAPASTPAPAAVQAPAPTPAPTSAPAAPAPVAAAAAPVANGRVVASPRAKKLASQMGVDLSTVRGSGPHGRIQAEDVEQAGGQPISVPRVAEGTAAAVAASAAPAAAASSAPAGNSFGRPGDTVAFNTLQGAVNRNMEASLAVPCFRVGYTITTDKLDAFSKLVKPKGVTMTALLAKAVAVTLARHPQVNAATTAAGMTYPSEVNVAIAVAMEDGGLITPVLRNADRTDLYEMSRQWKDLVKRSRSKQLQPEEYSTGTFTLSNLGMFGVDRFDAILPPGTGAILAVAASRPTVVAGKDGSIAVKRQMQVNLTADHRVIYGADGAAFLKDLAELIEHRPESLAL; this is encoded by the coding sequence TTGGCGACCCACGACATCTTCATGCCTGCCCTCAGCTCCACCATGACTGAGGGCAAGATCGTGGAATGGCTTAAGCAACCGGGCGACAAGGTCGGTCGGGGCGAGTCGGTGCTTGTCGTCGAGTCCGACAAGGCCGACATGGACGTTGAGTCCTTCCAGGACGGCTATCTCGCTGCAGTGCTGATGCCGGCAGGCAGCACAGCGCCCGTGGGTGAAACGATCGGCTTGATCGTGGAGACCGAGGCAGAGATCGCTGATGCCAAGGCCAAGGCCCCCAGTGCTGCGCCCGCCGCCTCAGCCCCTGCCTCCACACCGGCACCCGCAGCTGTGCAGGCTCCGGCTCCGACACCAGCTCCCACTTCGGCCCCAGCGGCTCCGGCACCGGTGGCTGCCGCTGCAGCGCCAGTGGCGAACGGACGGGTGGTGGCCAGCCCTCGCGCCAAGAAGTTGGCCTCCCAGATGGGCGTGGACCTCAGCACCGTGCGCGGCAGCGGCCCCCACGGCCGCATTCAGGCTGAGGACGTGGAACAAGCCGGCGGTCAGCCCATCTCTGTGCCCCGGGTTGCCGAGGGCACCGCAGCTGCTGTTGCCGCCAGCGCAGCCCCGGCGGCGGCAGCCTCCAGTGCTCCGGCGGGCAACAGCTTCGGGCGTCCTGGAGACACCGTGGCCTTCAACACCCTTCAGGGTGCAGTGAACCGGAACATGGAGGCCAGCCTTGCTGTGCCGTGTTTCCGTGTCGGGTACACCATCACCACCGACAAGCTGGATGCGTTCTCTAAGCTGGTGAAACCCAAAGGCGTCACGATGACGGCGCTGCTGGCCAAGGCCGTCGCCGTCACCCTGGCTCGCCATCCCCAAGTGAATGCTGCCACTACTGCGGCAGGCATGACCTACCCCTCTGAAGTGAACGTGGCCATTGCTGTGGCCATGGAAGACGGCGGCTTGATCACTCCGGTGCTGCGCAACGCCGACCGCACGGATCTCTACGAGATGTCGCGCCAGTGGAAGGATCTGGTGAAGCGGTCCCGCAGCAAGCAGCTGCAGCCTGAGGAATACAGCACCGGAACCTTCACCCTCTCGAACCTGGGCATGTTCGGTGTGGACCGCTTCGATGCGATTCTTCCCCCCGGTACCGGAGCGATCCTGGCGGTGGCAGCCTCCCGCCCCACCGTGGTAGCGGGCAAGGATGGTTCCATCGCCGTGAAACGGCAGATGCAGGTGAACCTCACCGCTGATCATCGGGTGATTTACGGCGCTGATGGTGCCGCCTTCTTGAAGGATCTGGCGGAGTTGATCGAACATCGCCCCGAGAGCCTGGCGCTCTGA
- the queA gene encoding tRNA preQ1(34) S-adenosylmethionine ribosyltransferase-isomerase QueA produces MSDPRDLQLSSYDFRLPHERIAQVPAEPRHSARLLMVPPATQALEAARHGVVWDLLEELQPGDLLVVNDTRVLKARLKVRRSGGGLSELLVLEPRGEGRWLCLARPAKRMRPGDVLTIDGTSIGLTVLADDAASGGRLVQFPTDCRDAETIETLLNQWGEVPLPPYIDRHEPDDVERYQTRYADRPGAVAAPTAGLHFSDELLAGLQRKGVELARITLHVGLGTFRPLETDDLTKLELHSEWIEVSAAVVEAIQRCRGRVIAVGTTSVRALEGAAQHNGGVLQPFTGPVNLVIQPGYRFTVVQGLITNFHLPKSSLLLLVSALIGREKLLRLYAEAVREQYRFFSYGDAMWIAPEAVLLSAQLSP; encoded by the coding sequence GTGTCCGATCCCAGGGACCTTCAGCTGAGCAGCTACGACTTTCGGCTTCCGCACGAGCGCATCGCCCAGGTACCAGCCGAGCCACGCCACAGTGCCCGTTTGTTGATGGTGCCCCCGGCGACGCAAGCCCTCGAGGCTGCCCGGCATGGGGTGGTCTGGGATCTGCTGGAGGAGTTGCAACCCGGCGACCTTCTGGTGGTGAACGACACCCGTGTGCTCAAGGCACGGTTGAAGGTGCGTCGCTCCGGTGGTGGGTTGTCGGAGCTGTTGGTGCTCGAGCCCCGCGGTGAGGGGCGTTGGCTCTGCCTGGCGCGGCCGGCGAAACGCATGCGGCCCGGCGACGTGCTGACGATTGATGGCACGTCCATCGGCCTGACGGTGTTGGCGGACGACGCAGCCAGTGGCGGGCGTTTGGTTCAGTTCCCGACGGACTGCCGTGATGCGGAGACGATCGAAACGCTGCTGAATCAGTGGGGCGAGGTTCCGCTCCCCCCTTACATCGACCGGCATGAACCCGACGATGTCGAGCGCTATCAGACTCGCTACGCCGATCGACCGGGAGCCGTTGCGGCTCCGACGGCGGGCCTGCATTTCAGCGATGAACTGCTAGCAGGCCTCCAGCGCAAAGGAGTCGAGCTGGCCAGGATCACCCTGCATGTGGGACTGGGCACCTTCCGTCCTTTGGAGACGGATGATCTGACCAAACTGGAGCTTCACAGTGAGTGGATCGAGGTGAGTGCGGCGGTGGTGGAGGCCATTCAGCGATGTCGCGGCCGTGTGATTGCCGTGGGTACCACCAGTGTGAGGGCCCTGGAGGGTGCGGCTCAACACAACGGTGGAGTGCTCCAACCCTTCACCGGGCCCGTCAACCTTGTGATTCAACCGGGCTATCGCTTTACGGTGGTACAAGGCCTGATCACCAACTTCCACCTCCCGAAAAGCTCGCTGTTGTTGTTGGTCAGTGCGCTTATCGGACGAGAAAAATTGTTGCGGTTGTATGCCGAGGCGGTTCGAGAGCAGTATCGATTTTTTTCTTACGGAGATGCGATGTGGATTGCGCCAGAAGCAGTGCTGCTGTCGGCTCAGTTGTCGCCGTAG
- a CDS encoding carbonic anhydrase, giving the protein MTKSDYVDSNSDQKLSDPTEIIEELKRGFGRFLNNSSHHPHATQARRHELAGGQHPQVALLACSDSRVPVEVIFDAGFGDLFVIRNAGNTNTFGAAGSIEYAVLDLNVRVLLVMSHQGCGAVKAAFLKEQMFSASLTELVSDIKLGLTNHGIDIDNDDSYADACLQHAVITSKSLMESSESIHTAVKEKKLMIQPAFLHIDPLDISWLDPIYGDN; this is encoded by the coding sequence ATGACCAAATCAGATTACGTAGATTCTAATTCAGATCAAAAATTAAGTGATCCGACTGAGATCATTGAAGAATTAAAACGCGGTTTTGGTCGCTTCTTGAACAATAGTTCTCACCACCCCCATGCAACTCAAGCACGTCGTCACGAACTTGCGGGGGGGCAGCACCCACAAGTCGCTTTACTGGCATGTTCTGATTCAAGAGTTCCGGTTGAAGTGATCTTCGATGCAGGTTTCGGAGATCTCTTTGTGATCCGCAATGCAGGAAATACAAACACTTTTGGAGCGGCTGGATCGATAGAGTACGCCGTTCTTGATCTCAATGTTCGTGTCCTCCTTGTGATGAGTCATCAAGGTTGCGGTGCAGTAAAAGCAGCATTTCTCAAAGAACAGATGTTCTCAGCTTCATTAACAGAGCTCGTTAGCGACATAAAGCTTGGACTAACCAACCACGGCATCGACATCGATAACGACGACTCCTACGCCGATGCCTGTCTCCAACATGCCGTTATCACATCCAAATCTTTGATGGAATCAAGCGAATCGATTCACACTGCAGTTAAAGAAAAAAAATTGATGATTCAGCCGGCCTTCCTCCATATTGACCCTCTTGATATTTCTTGGTTGGACCCGATCTACGGCGACAACTGA